The following nucleotide sequence is from Juglans microcarpa x Juglans regia isolate MS1-56 chromosome 6D, Jm3101_v1.0, whole genome shotgun sequence.
ccaaaaaaaaaaaaaagatagagaatTGATGTTGACTATTCCCATATTGGACAGATGTGAGTAAAGGAGATAAGATGGAAGGGATTTAGTGAAGATTTCAGCAAGCTGTGACTTTGTATTAACATGAGCAGTGTGAATGTTGCCTTCTTGTATTTTATCTCGTATAAGATGACAATCCACTTCAATGTGTTTTGTCATTTCATGAAAAACTAGGTTAGCTGCTATATGTAAGGCAGCTTGGTTGCCACAAAATAAGTCTGCAGCTTGTGGATGAGAAATGGAAAGATCCATGAGCAACTGTCGAAGCCAAGTGAACTCAGTATAAATAGATGCCATTGCACGATATTCTGCCTAAGCAGAGGACCTTGAGACAActgtttgtttcttggatctccAAGAAATAGGTGATTGACCCAACAAAATGCAAAAACCAGTGACTGAATTCCGTGTGTCTGGGCATGAAGCCCAATCTAAATCACAATATCCTCTAAGATGGATTGAAGAAGTGGAGGACAGGAATATTCCTTGACCAGGTGTATTTTTAAGGTATCTTAATACCTTGTGGGCTGCAGCAAGATGGGATGTAGAAGGGTGGTCCATGAATTGACTTAGCACTTGGATAGGATAACTAATGTCTGGTCTGGTTAAGGTTAGGCAAAGTAAACGACCAATGAGTTGTCTATAAGAGGTGGGGTCAGCTAGAGGTGTCCCAGAAGACTTGCTTAATTTATGGTTTTGATCCATTGGAAGCTTGAGAGGTTTAGAAGCTAATTGCCCTAATTCAGCAAGAATATCTAAAGTATATTTCCTTTGGCAGAGGTGAATACCAGTGGGGGATCGAGCAACCTCAATGCCAAGGAAATATCTTAAGGATCCAAGATCTTTAATTCTGAAGTTGGCATTCAAAAAGGTTTTGAGGTCTGAAATTGAGTCAAGTGAATTACTAGCAACtactatgtcatcaacatagactaGTAGTGCTGTAAACCTTGTATCAGTGATATGAGTAAACAAACTGTAATCAGACTTGGATTGGGTGAAACCAAATTTAATCAAAGAAGTAGAGAACTTGTCATACCATTGGCGTGAAGCCTGTTTGAGTCCATAGAGGCTTCTGAGTAGCTTACAGACCTGTCCAGGTTGACCTTTGGTGTAGCCAGGTGGTGTTTGCATGTATATCTCTTCATTGAGTTTACCATTGAAGAAAGCATTGTTAACATCAAATTGTTGCAAGTGCCACCCTTTGATTGCAGCTAAGGCAAGTATGGTTCTGACAGTGACAATTTTCACTACAAGTGAGAAAGTTTCATGATAATCCACCCTTTCCTACTGGGTGAAACCTTTAGCAACTAACcttgttttctttctctcaaTAGTACCATTAGAATGGTACTTAGTTTTATAAACATATTTGCATGCAATGGGAGTTTTGCCAGGGGTAAGTCAGTAAGGACCCGTGTATTGTTAAGCTCTAAAGCTTCAATTTCAGTATCCATTGCCTTACACCAGTCGGGGTCCTTGGCAGCTTGTTTGTAAGTGAGTGGATCATAGTGTGAGGAAATAGTagcagaaaataaagagaatgtACATGATAAATTGGCATAAGAAAGTGAGGAAGAAATGGGGAAAGGAATACCTGAAGAAGCTGATGCCATGCTCATTGATTGAGTGGATGAGATGAAGGCTGCTTGGTGGCAATGGAAGTCTTTGAGATATTGAGGAGTTTTTCTTGTTTGAGTAGATCTCTTAAGGGGAGGTGGAGATGAAGAATCTGTGATGAATGAGTTGGGAGATTCTGGTGAAAGGTTAGGGAGAGTAGAAGGAGTAGATGATGGAGATGATGTTTCTGAAAGGGTGGGCAAGGAGGTGTTAATTGGGTGTGAAGGAGAAGAAATAGAAGAATGTAGAATTGGATGAAATGAAGCAGAAGGTAACAAGTTGGGAGATGATGGGATATTAGATTGATGATGGaagggaaaaatattttcatgaaagGTAACATCCCGAGAGATAAAAACTGACTTAGTGTTTAGATCAAGTAACTTGTACCCTTTTACCCCCAAAAGGATAACCAAGGAAGATGCAATGTCTACCTCGAGGGTCAAATTTTTGTCTGTGTTGAGATATTGTAAAGGAAAAATAGAGACATCCaaaaattttcatgtgagaatatGTGGGGGATTTGTTAAAGAGAAGCTCAAAAGGTGTTTTATTAGAAAGCAAGGGGTTGGGAACTCAATTAATGATGTAAGCTGCAGTGAGGATGCAGTCATTCCAATATAAATTTGGAAGACTAGATTGGAATTTGAGAGCTCTAGCTATGTTCAAAAGATGTTGATGCTTCCTTTCTGCAATCTCATTTTGTTATGGGGTTTCCACACAAGTTCTATGGTGAATGATTCCCTTTTTATTGAAGAATTCTGTCATTTGAAACTCAATGCCATTGTCACTTCTAAGGTTTTGCACTTTGGTGTGAAATTGAGTTTCAACCAGGTTACAAAAAGCTTCAATGCATGATCTGGTATTAGATTTGGCCTTTAGTAAATAGATTCAAGTACTCCTAGAGTAATCATCTACAATGgtcaaaaagtattttgtttcaTCATATGTTGTTACTGAGTTGGGTCCCCAAATATCACagtgaatgagttgaaaaattgtGTTGCTTTTATATGAGCTAACTGGAAATGGCAGTTTATGGTGCTTTGCAAGTGGACATATGAGACATGGATTGGTATGGGTAATAGTGGAAACATGATTTTGAATAAGGGGATTTGTGATTACATTGAGTCTAGAAATAGGTGTATGGCCCATTCTACAATGCTAGAGATCAGaaattagatcaacatcttTGAAAGTAGTTGaaacagaaatatttttatgtaatgaaGTAGAGAAATGATCAAAAATGACTGTTGGGGACACTGGTGTAGCAAGCAAATGGTAAAGTCTATTCTTCATCTCACCCATGCCAATCGTGGTCCACGACAAAAGGTTCTGTATGAAAcgaaattgagaaagaaaaataaagcagcAAAAGAGTGAATTGATTAACTGTTTGGCAGAAAGCAAATTAAAATGGAAAGATAGAACacataaaacattatttaatGTTAATATTGTGCTGATATGAACATTACCAATGTGAGTGACAGGTGCAGTGTGATTATTTGGGAGTTTAACAACAAAAGAGACTTGAGATGtgatagaagaaaaaaaggaggtGTTGCAGACAATGTGGTTTGTAATACCAGTGTCAATGATCCAAGGCAAGTGTGTGTTAGTGTGATGTGTGGAAATGGAAGAGGTGAAGCAACAAGTGATACCATTCATGGTGGAAGAAGGACCACGATTTGCCTGGACATTATTGACTGAGTGACTAGCAATGGAAACCTATTTTGTCTGCAATAGGGATAACAGTTGCTGGTATTGGTCCTTAGTGAAAGTGAAGTTATCATCTGGTGAATCGTTGGATTCAAGTGAAGTCATATTGGCAGAAGAGATGCCATGCTGCTTAGCCTTGCCATGTAGTTTATGCTCAGGTGGATAGCCATGTAATTTATAGCATTTGTCTACTATGTGACCTGTCATATGACAGTGAGTACAGATGAGGGCTTGGGCATTCCCATCCTTGAAGCATGTATCCAGAACATGCCCTTGAATTTTACAATGGCTACAAAAGAGTGTCACGTTTTGGTTGTTGGGATGATTTGAAAATTGGTTTATATGAAGAATATGGTTGTTTGACAATAAGAACCATCGAGTCAGGTGAAGGAAGGCCAGACAACATGAGGTGTTGCATTTCTTGCTGCTGGATTAGGGAGAAGATTTTATTTATGGGAGGTAAGGGATCTAAAAGCATGATTTGGTCACGGGTGACAAGGAATGAATCATTCAAACCCATGAGGAATTGAATGACACAATCCCTTTGGTATCTGTCAAGTACGACAGCAAGTTTTCCACAGGTGCAATCAGGCATAGGATCATATATGATAAGTTCATCCCACAATGTTTTAAGTTTGCCAAAATAAACACTAACATAATCATTATCTTGTTGCAAACCTAATAAAGCCCTTTTGAGCTGAAAAATTATGTGACTATTTTGTTGGGTGAACCTATCTTTGAGTTCATTCCAGGTTTATGCAACATTATCCACCAAGGCAATACTAGATTTAAGAGAAGGGTTGATTGAGTTGTGAAGCCAAGACACAACTAAGTCATTGCATCGTTCCCATACATCATAAAGGGGGTCAGTGGTCTTTTTTGATTTTAGCAAGGTTCTATTGATGAAACCAAGCTTTGTTTTTGGCACGAAGAGCTCGGGACATAGCTCTTGACCAGGTTGTATAATTCTTAGTGTTGGGAAGGTCAAGTACCAAGGGTAGTGAGGGGTTGTCTCCATGGTCGAGTCTGTAGGGATTGGTAATGTTGgtgaaatccaaaaaaaaagatttgttttTATCAGGAGCCATTCGaaaaatatccttaatctcAGTGGCTCtgtgataccatgtaagaataGCAAAGGGTAAAGAGAGCAGAGAAAGATGGATGAAAGGATGCTACTGCATTCGATTGATACTGCCAAAAAAAACTTTACAGAGTATTGCTGctttatactaaaaatagaCCAACAAACCTAACAAACTAAAGAATCTTTATAGCATTGTACCAGCGTTATACAGCTAAGAATAACAGcttctaaaattacaaaataatacatTACAACTCAGCTAGAAGAAAGATCATCTAGTAATTTAACTACAGGCAAGTCCATTTGATGAAGGGTGTGGCTGCATATCAGAGTCATCCATGTTGCCACGAGCAGCTTCATCCACATCTGAAGGCTTGAGTGTACTGATGCCACGCTACTCTAATAAGACATACCCAAGGTGGGATGTGTTATTTTGCAGTCAATCAACCAACAGAACTCAATTATGTGCTGAGTTaaaattttgagtaatgttatgtaCAGTCATGGAGTGTATAAATATCgtacagtcgttttgaaaaagagaatcTACTAttagaaaatcaatatttttcatgtgaatcttgtatttattcatttttttttttcagagtgATTGCACGGCACTTACATActacgactgcaactatcatttctctagaaatttacatgaagaattCTAACATTTATGCCAGATCATCCAGTTGTAAAGTggtcacaacttttttttttctctcaacaaatattaatcgAATTAAAGATAAAAGATTATCGAAAGAGGAGTGAGTcccaaatatatattaacttagAAATTCACAATGTCAAATGGCCCTACATTACGATTTCTTTAATTCGAGCCGAAAAGCCATTGCAAAATCACGACTCTCGCATGAGCAAGAGAGATACAAAATTAACATGAGACAGTTGGGAAGAGACCAAGGGGTGGCAAAGGGCCGGAGTGGGACCTGGGAGGGAGCATTGACAAGAAATACTCCGGTAACTAGGAACCTCTTAAAGAGTTTTGATGCTTGGAGATGGAACAAAAAGGGATAAAACTGGGATCAGCTTGGGCATGAGAGCGCTGGGAGGAGGAGGGGCTCCACCACAAAAGAGGTCATAGTTCTGCACCAGTCGCCTCAGAATTTTGCCATAAGGCGTGAATCATAAATACATTCAAGCAAATTAAAAGATAATGTTCGATcggactaaaaaaaaaagcaaatagaAAGCTATAAATGTTGCGAAAAGACAACACTGCTTGGCACAATAGAACACAAACAAAACAAGCTATATCCAGACGCTACTCTACATGCCAATTGTCAAGCCACAGTCACACACTTAAAAAATGTTGGCTATCCCTGCGTGGAAACCATATCACAACAACTCCTTTTGATTTATGCCACCATGTAAGCTTCAAAATGGATTTCTCCCATTTCATCCAGCTGCTCCTCAAGACGCTATTCATTCCCCATCATTTTCATTTATCCTTGATTTTTGTACTGTTTACATTTAATCAGTGACAAAATGCTTATTTACACACCCAAAATAAGCATTTTACACTACCCTTCTCGTAGATATACACATATTGCAGGTTTCCTCGGTGACAACCGATAGCCTATCCCAAATACTGCAACACAGcacacatttaaaatatccagtaatcataaataaaacatgaaattatGCATCTGTAGTGAAAATAACATAAACTCAttcaagcaaaataaaaattttctttatgtttGAGGATGTTTGTTTCACTGACACATAGACATGGCACATTATTTTAACCATTCGGCTCCAAAAGCATACAAAAACGAAAAACAATAAAGGGGACACCACACAAACTGAACAACAAGAACTGTTCAATTAGTTGCCCGTGGATCTAACTAGGTTCACCACCAAGCTCCACTCGCAGGTTGTCGTATGGGTAGACTTTTGGTGTCTGctcaacagaaaaaaaaaaaaaaaaaaaatgatgtttcagCATCAgaaaataataagtaatttataaatGTGTTGGGTAAAGAGCAAAAGAATACCATATAGAAAGGAATATACAGACAGAATTTGATACAGGAAACATATAGATCTACCAGATTCAGTGCATGGGGAGAGGACCCATACACTTCCTAACATAATAGCAATTCAAGCAGTATGCATTATCGTTTAAGCATCTAAAAGAACTAGTTTTAGCATCATATTTGGTTTCAAAtctcttatcaaaaaatatttggtttcaAATCTACTGGTGCAATTtaaagttgttttcttttttgatggGTCAATACTGGGGATTtgctaaatttgaagaaattcgAACATCAAAGACCACTTTCAATTGTTCTTTCATCCAATGGGCCACATTTTAAGGTGTTCGAGTTAATGATCAACTTCAAAACTAACTCTTCAAAACAGCAACAGGGTTCTGCAGTGGATCATCCTTTCGAAAAGATCACTCTCATTTGTATATAACGTTCAATAATTAAGCAGAGGAATCGAACCTTTTGCAACTGCTCCATGAGTTTAAAGCACCCAACAGTATCAATAGATGTCAATTGGGGCACATGAAACAATGAAGTTGCTCTACTATCGCAGCAAAACTGATGGTTATAGCTAAGTTAACAACTTCTACAATGATTAAACAAGAGCATGAACTTTATAGATAAAAAACCAAGATATCTACTTGATATGATAACTATGTAAAATTTCTGTCAAGGTCTTCCAAGAAGCAGGAAACCTAATTCATCATGAGCTCATTCACTTGAAAAAGTGCCTAAAGAACTACTGAATCATCTTCGAGGTCCCAAATTAAGATCAAAATTGAGGTAAAAATCTCTTTGGGATGTCTACCAATACAAATGGGAAATCATATCTTCTGTGCCATCTACAACCGCTTTTTGCATATTTTCTCTTCTACCTGATCACACTCCCTTCTTGATACTTTCCGAacatttacttacaaaaattaaatttctatcTCTTTATGCCataaaaaaatagcaagaaGCTCATCCCAGAATAACACAAGGAAACACAAATTCGCTACGTGAAAAATCAATCTAGATGTAGCAAATCATACCTAAGTTCCTTATAACACGACAACCTATCATTAGCAAATCGATATATTTGGAAAATTCAGAAACAAAGGATCGAGTAGGAGCTTTTGACTTACAAACGGTGTCTTGGAGGCTTTATCGTTCCACACAGCCAACAATCCAAGAGACGCGAAAAAACTCAAACCTCCGCACAGCCAAGCCAATGCTTCATACTGTTTTcgggaaaaaattaaaaaaaaaaatacacgtaCGATTGCACTTCGATTTCTacaaaatcttccaaatacaTACTAAAGATAATCAGATAGAGAAGTTCCGAGGGTAGGAGTAATTTATTACCTTTCCAACTGTATCGGCGATGCGATCTATACAGGGCTCAGGATATGGGGTACCGTTGTCCCAAACCAGCTCGTCATTGACAGGAACCTGaaacgggaaaaaaaaagtaaattcttGTTAGGAATTGGATGTTATTGTTTTCAATGCTACCCAAATTGTAAACAAAAGAGGACAATCTTCAACCGTGTGCGGGATCGAAATTCTAGGGATTTGGGTAAAAGGGGTCAGTGTACTCACGGGTTTGTCGGGGACGATGTGTTTGCCGACTGGGAGGCCCATCCCGGAACGGAGGCGAAGAGAGGAGGCCGCAGAGCgacaaacgacgccgtttccgCCCATGATTCTAGAAGCCATGTTGCCCAATCTTCCTGCCATTTTCGTAACCTTGATTTGCTAGTTCTTTGGAACGAAACAGTAAACACTACCTCTCTCTCGCGCTTGTGTATGTGCGGGGCTGGGGTTCCACGACACCGTTGGAAGCGTTGTTCCAGTTGTGTCGGGCCGTGGAAGTGTATATTGGGCCCCTAAAGTATTCCGGGTCAGCAGATTGCATGGCTGCCTTGTGATATTATCGTCcatatattgaatttttttttttttatgaaaatgtgtttctctataaaaggaaattatcaaTCTGGGTGACTTGAATCAAatgtttgatattttctttataattttataaatttaggcgtttattttataattttatccattctatttttattctcttatttgtattttctttattttaagcaaaattattgaaagaaaaagaaagaataaaaggcTTGGCCGTCTTTTCAAGAAGAAATTCAATATCTATGTTTGAATTGAAaggttttattttatcttatgctgaaaggggaagaagatttatttttttgaaaaaaataaatttgataacgTTGTTcttcaataataattttaaaacaagaactttgtaaaatcattttaggagcatgttttgttttgtagtaattttttattttggactatagtttttttttttttttttttttttgagaaaaaatattggaGTAATAGGAGACATGCAAACCAAGTGCTTGATTCTACTTCTGCATTTTTTTGtaggaggaaaaaaataaaagaaacaaagagtCTCTAGTAAAGGATTAATGTAACCTAGAGATCATCATGCATCTGGACTTTATAAAAGCCTCCGTGCTCAAACGagtaaggttgtgtttggtagGTAAAGTAGTTggtcattattatttataaacaacttactactattcataaattatttattatttttttactattatttattactatttgcAAATTATCTAAGATTACTTCAGCATCTAAACGTAACCTaaaacatatatagaaaataaggATGATGTTTCATACATTTTCACTCGTGCAGTACCTTGATCCACTCCATCTCGGTCCGTCCAAAAAGCTAGGATCCATCTCCTATGAAAGAGATGGTCGTGGTTTTATGTGAACAAAGTTGCAACAATTTCTTGTAGAGATAGTATATcaattttattgagaattactgcaaacacaaagaaattatactaaagtaaattcataaattgatatgactttataagatatgttagatctattttataataaaagtaattttacaatctgacatatcatatcaaactacatcaatttatgaatttacttttatgcaaTCTATGTGGCTAAACTACTTCCCTTAATTTGCTTACTTGCACCAAACCTTAAAACCAAGCCCCATGGGTAACTAGTAATAAATACTCATTCGCTCTAAGGAAATCAtatttggtttctttttcttttatgtgaGGCAATGGACAAACTAAGGAAATCACTCTCGATAGTTACATACAAGtttgtataatataaaaaagcGGGATGCCCATGACATGTACGTGTGGGATGAACCAAATCTTTATTGAATCTTATTTTTCTATTAGAAGGGGCTCGTATATATGTTCTGCAATACCTCTTGTGAATACTTCGTCGGTATGAAAAGTTCTTAATGTTAGTTGAGTGCCTAGTTCTCCAATAGATTGACCTAAAATAATATCTACAGCTTCTAGCTTCTTGTCCATATTTATATcttgtataattttttgaattttgccTTATACTAGCATGTCATCATGATCAACTTCTACATACcttgttttttaattatcaaatgaaaattgattttataaaaccATCACATTCACTCtctatttatgttatttattttgatagaaaattaaaatgattagtAAAATTTCTCATGAGGAAGTTATCTCATGTTTACTCCTTGGTGAAAAAATATCAATTGAAATGGAAGGTTTCTTCAAACAATAAGTAGTTGGGTCAACTATTCAATCAAAAGATATTGAGCATGTTTCCTACCTCTTCTCAAAAAACAAGTGGGCTATTTCTTTGCAAAATTGTGCTCAATTTCATATGTGACAATTCTGTCAATATTTCTTCTTTAGTTGGAGGAAGAATCTGAACGGTCAAAATGAACcctttcatttcaaattaaaGAATCCGGAATGAATCAAATCTTTCCAAATAGGATTTCAATATACGACCAATCAATTAATAGCTAACCGCTAAAACAACGGTagtatttatatcatttatagGTGCAGCTAATTCCCCATGATGGAACTATATGATTTTCAAGGTAAAAGAGCACCTAAccaattcaaaacaaaaataagtagAACTAAAGTTCCATGATTTTCCTACCCCAGGGGGAATGCCCTTCCCTTGTTTGGCCAACAAGAGGAGGGATTCGAATCCTAGACACCGTGGTTCGTGGCCACGTGCTCTAATGGGGTAGATAAAGGTTTTTCAAAACCATATGGGCTAACAAACAAGCAGCATTCTTATCAAATATTAGCTCCAACTTGTTATTGTCGTTTATTGAGATGAATTACaccatttctcataaaaattattaaaaattttatatgcagtCACTTCTACGTATGTTTTGTGCACTTCACTAATATGATTGAttgcatcactttttttaatataaaataagtattgATTTGACCAATCACATCAGTGAAATATATAAAGAGTATGCAAAAATGACTGTATGTAACAGAACTCGCTTGCCCTGTTACTATGTACACaaccttttctttgaaaaaaaaaatggttttataGCTCCCGAAGAATAAAAACCACTCTCAACAACCACTAGAGATGAAGATCACCAgcaatcaaaatattaaaatagaaaaactatTTCAGCGATTTTGAACATGATCGTATCATATGCAAATACAATAACGTCTAAAATAAGAAGATaggttaagataaaaatataaatcaaatgTAAATTGATCGATTACCAAAGATTTTGTTCAAGATTGGTCGAGAAGTTGAGCTAAGAGATAAATTGAATGAAGGGCACGAATGAATGAACTGATTGATTGCCCCTATGTAAATTAACCTTATTATGTATTGAAGATCTATggttcaaaatttaaattatatttactttTCTAATTCTTATTGGTAACAAAGTTACAAAAGGATGTTTTAATTTGCAATACCAAAGCAAATTaatattgtactatatatatatatatatatatatatataatggtatcGATCGGTTAAACAAACCGAAACTGCATGGGGAAAATAAACCGAAACCAAAGCATATTAAGTAGACTAGtccataatatataaaatcaaggGACCCATGCCGTAAGTTGGCTCCCCAACGGCAGAACATTTCAAACTCCTATAGTACGCATACACATGCTGATGCATGCAAAAGGTAGCTAGCGGTCCACTGCGACTCATGTGTCATATCTTCAACTGGTTTTGCACCTCGAGGATGGTCTCAGCCGACTCCCTCAGCTGTTGCGCCTCCTCATCCGTGAGATGAACGTTGGCGACGCCCAGGACACCGACCCTACCAAGCTGTGCTGGCAAGCTCAAGAACAATTCCCCACCTTCAATGCCATAGAACCCACTTGCAAGTACCGATATTGGGTGGATCTTCCTCTGGTTTCTGAGTATGGACCGAGCCAGGTTTGCCACCGAGTACCCAATCGCCCACGACGTGTACCCCTTGAGGCTGATCACTTCGTAAGCACCACCTATGACCGCTTTGTGAATATTCTTCAAGGTTTCCTTTTCGTACGCGATTTGTTGTTTCTCTAGGAAGCTCAGTATGGGCACGCCGCCGACACTTATGCTCGACCATAGAGCCACCGAGCTATCACCATGCTCCCCAACTATATAAGCCTACGTTAATCACGAAGCAAAAGGCGGGTTAGCTAAGCAATTAGCTGCTGTTCCTCAAATATATGGACTTTATTTTAGTCGTTTTCGTACTTAGTAGAAAAGGTTATCACAACATAAATGGATCAATGAAAATCAAGTGTAAAGaaacttgtaaatatttttcaaat
It contains:
- the LOC121235868 gene encoding NADH dehydrogenase [ubiquinone] 1 beta subcomplex subunit 8, mitochondrial codes for the protein MAGRLGNMASRIMGGNGVVCRSAASSLRLRSGMGLPVGKHIVPDKPVPVNDELVWDNGTPYPEPCIDRIADTVGKYEALAWLCGGLSFFASLGLLAVWNDKASKTPFTPKVYPYDNLRVELGGEPS